A region of the Dreissena polymorpha isolate Duluth1 chromosome 6, UMN_Dpol_1.0, whole genome shotgun sequence genome:
TTTACTTCGCTGCTGTTTGGTGCACGCATTAACATATTTAACGCTACATTTGTTGAAAACGTAAACTATACACATTATGAATATCAACCAATTATAATGACCGTGCGTCTAGTCTAGATATTATGCAATCACGTTTTCAACGTTTTTATAacgtaaaaaataaatacaaatacccAAGGTCGTTTGTTCCAATGCTATTTCGTTAACTTCCTTTAAGTGTCGATATTTTTAggattttgttttgtataaatatatatatatgatcgaACCCTATGATGACAAAACCTTTAATGCTTTATCACATAATGAGTATTAGGGaaagaaatatgttttattaaatagacAATTTTGCGTTCTTCAGGCAATGTAACAAGGTTACTCACATAAACAGTGGGCAATACAAAAAGGATCATGACGATTTACAAAAGCTGACAACCGACATCACCAACTTGACACAGCGTCTGAGAAAACTGATAGAACAGAGAGAGTGCAATGTGAAGTCTCTTCAGTTTGCATACGGCAATATTTTAGAAGAAATCACGCTCGTGCGACAGAAATTTAATGCCGCACTAGATTTAGCGGAGCAGCGTATTCTAAATGAAGGAAGGGCCTTGGTTACCCGTTTGCAAGAATCACTGCAAGCTGATATAGGCTCGGGTAAAGCTGCTCTTAAAAGGATTCACTCCCTTCAAGAAGCGTCCGATAAAATTGCGCCACACGATTCAGAATTATCTACCGTTGCATATATGAAAATCCAACAAGAGCTGTTAAGTTCTGACTCAATTTTACGCGAGGTGGCCTCAAAATCGGATTTCAAGCTTTCGTATACCGTTgacaaaaatattgaacattgTTTAGCTACAATTACAACGCTTGGTACCATTAACACTCTAAATAGTAACACAGTTATTGCAACAACAAGAAAATCACTTTACAATGTAAAACTTAGTGGTGAAGCAACATGTGAGATACGAGGCATATGTGAGATGCCTTACGGTGATGTCATAATTGCCGATGCTAAAAACAGCAAGATAAAGATGCTTGATAAACACTTCCATGTGATCAGTCACTGTGATATGCCAGCACGTCCTTTCTATGTTTGTCAGATAACAGACACTGAAGTGGCTGTTGCAGTTTATGATTGGGGAAGCGTACACGAGATTCACATACTTGCACTGACAAATCATACTATTGTCAAGAAGGAAACATTTAAGCTGACACATCCATGCACCGGAATAAGACATCATAATGGTCATTTGTACGTTACTTCCGGTCAAGCATTGTATCGGTACACAATGACGGGCATGCTGCTGGACAAGATGTATGAAGACACTTCGAATTCTTACACAGGTTCACAtatgattttattattacaatgatttcaataataCATAATGAGATACTAAAAGACCAGACATTTCTTGTTTTCGTACAGTTTTCCAACACGATTTGTGGCTAATTTTATGTCGGCAAAGACATAAAAAGACggtttgttttgaaataattatttgcggatgtcaatgtttaaaacgcacttttGGAGTACTCacagaattttttaattaaaataacggTATATAAAATCTCTTACTCGAAAAGTCGTTGTATAATTTATACTTCTATCTTATGTCTTGAAACAAAGTGaacattttgcattttgtaacaaaaacaacattttaaataagtatgttatcaatttaaaacaaaactattaatttaatgtaaatcAATAACGGAAGAGTTCGAATTATTCTACTCAACCTTTTATCTCAGTCGGCGTTTAGGTTACGGTTAATATTTGAGTGCAATAAATCCTATGATTGTATTGTTCCAAGGTATGTTGAATGCAGTCAATTAGCATTGTGTTCATTTTTACTCtgttgttttcggagaaaccccgagggattgtcatagctagctcgtcCGTCGTCCACCGggataaaaccttaacattggctctaaaatcaaagtggttccacctacaactttgaaacttcatatatagatgtaccttgatgagttatacacgccacacccatttttgggtcactaggtcaaaggtcaaggtcactgagtctgtgacctctaaaaacaatttcggacaagctttcatttattcaaaactgcacctgcagccgagcgttggcacccgttatgcggtgctcttgttctactTTTTGCGTGCATGAGTAAGAAATTCGAACATTAATTTGTAGCTTCAAATATATAATCAGGATCACAATGTGACGTCACTAGACAATTGTGATAATTGTGACCAGTTTGTGGGTCTCATTAAGTATAAATTTCCAATTTTAAGTTTATATAcccgtatatttcctttaatatcTTTCTGTATTCAACTTCAAAAACGTCTGCGATGTCAGTTTAGTGTATAATGTTACTGATAAAATCTCATAGCACATTATCAAGGCCGTTTATTTCTGGTGACACCTCTTTCTGGAGATGTATTCATAAACGACTCAACGATACTTCCGAGGGGGCTCTAATACCCGGAAGTTTAAAATGTTGTATATTTTAACATCGttctatttttaaaatcgggcaatgtactGCGATTCCGCAAGCATTAATCTATTCACTAATTGTCATAAACATACAGTAACGAACCTGTAGGACACGCGAGGGCGTACTCAAGTTGTGACAGTTTGGAATTGGATTTTTCGAATCGATGACTTTGCCTGTTTGCATGATATTTTTCACCAAATCATTAATGACCCCAGACAGTTTCATTCAAAATACACCAGTCgtaacattaatataaacaatggaATATCGCCGATCGAGTACATATGTATGCCAAAAACAAAAGTGTCAATGCGGTTAAGCTAAGAAAAATCTTTAATAAATGTTCACGTTTTATATAACCGTTTCTACGTTATCAGGGTGCAGTATCAACGGGgattttcaggggtttacacacgggctggacataaTGCAAACACACAGTTCAGaacttttttttgttcaaatatttcaAGGTATTGAAATTCATGTGCAAACATCTttaatgcataaaatacagttGATCTTTcggtttgtgccgatatcttaagatttaataaTAAACCCTTTTATACGTCTTAAATCGGTGGCAAACTTTCACTTTGCGTGCATAACCATGTAAATGGATTCAGTGCACATCGAAATTTTGGAAAAGAACACAGgctcattaaataaaataattctaatgtatttcacattgccatacgcAGCATAAACAACttactgtcttttatgcaccgTTTGAAATTCTTAAGGTTATTAGAACATGTATTGATGTTCAATTGTGAAcgcacaaagtcacgtgatcctgcaccctggtaatATGTTTCTCGGATTTGAGGTACTTTTGCCAAACCTATTACTTGATTCGCGTACGTTTTGATTATTTCTGGTTAACCTGACACGTAGCTGCCAGTACTGCATTGATGTTTAAACATTAGAGTCTTTTAAGCGATAAACACAGAGAACACTATAATACTTTTCAAGGCTCCCTCCCTACATTTGCGAATCGGCATTTGGTCCTTGACATTGTGAAAAATGACGCGCGAACTTGTCAAAAGTATTACCATtcaatttgttataaattataaatattcaaaGCATTTATAATATTagtatttctttaataaattttttaaaataatattttcattcactGGACTCTTTCTCTGTCTACAAAATTTATAACAACGTACGTTCAAATCATCTAATCAATAACATCCAGACAGGTAAACTTATCTAAAATCATATGGCTACATGTGTCCAGTTTCAATACATTTTCTTGCTTAAATTTGATCAAATAGTAtagcattaaaaacaaaatattgacatttgtTGGACTGAACACTTTGCAGAATTTCTCCCCTTCAGACATTGACACAATTGTTGACATTTTTCAAGTCTCAAATGAACAAAGTGATTATTTGTGGATAATGTCGAatatcttaaagcgggtatatacgatttttttatatgtgtttaattgttatatactgataaaatatgttacaaaaacacaaaataggtaagacaaattatacattaaagccgaatttcataaaatgcagcaaagacaaataagcgccccgagcagattgtgacgtacatattttccttaaataaccgaagcattcgactttgtattaggatcggagttagtgttcgtgtgtcgtatgaatagatatcgttgcaggaattcaaataaaccgttaaactaagtttagattcacgcTGCGTACATGtctggtatacatgctggcgaattcggctgtacagccgttttcaattacagaattaaatatctggcttacttcgcatttttcgacacatgttcttcttaactttattcaatttatattgatatatatatatatatatatatatatatatatatatatatagtttttacacattttatataaattcataaatatttgacaaaatcgtatatacccgctttaaccagAAACTAAGCTCATGGAGATTTGCTGGCTAAAAGTGGTAGTCACCACtatattttgcttgtttaaaaatGCTGGACTGTTATCTGGAGGCATTGTTTGTCATATTGACAAACTACCGAGAATTCTAAAACAAATGTGTCACCTTTATATCGCATAAACTGCATTTATCTGCTTAAATCTAAGCGAAATCATTGTGTTGCTTCGAATTTACACATTGCATTGATTTGGATTGATTTATTGCTACACATTTATTTATGCTGCAAACATCATTGACAGTTTGTTTAGAGTCGCCATCGTTGTCAAgtaggtcaagcgaattgtgtatcgtgttatttcttaaaatttgacccagcatgtgtagaaatataaaagatatatacatttccagaaaggatatacatttctgcgttgaataagatcgGGTTCATGAAAAtagctgcaaaattgatgaagttatatatatatttgatagtgattgtttttcttcagaaaagtcgatttttctttataatatgataatgtatcattcaaaatgatgttttcactaattaatatcatagccacacgctaaccacctgtgggaaTAGCCAATGCACAATTTAAATTCCTGTTCTTAAGCTTGAACGTAAATTTAAGTTTGTTAAACTGAATTCTTAATACGTTTATCGACATATTAATATGGAAAACTATTTATAAGCTAAGTAATGTATTGCAGAGCTAAAGAGCTACAATTGTGTGATGAATGATAACATGAAGAAAATACAAGTATCAATTATATACCGAATTCTTTTCAAGATTTTTATAAACGTATAGTATTACCTCAAGATCATCATGATGCATCTAATAAAGAAGTCGTTATGCAGGTCGTAAAGTACAACTTTAATTACTAATGCAGGCTCACTTAATCTGGTTTAAACCACTAATGCTTTGTTCTTACCATTACAACccgatttttatttacaattcaGAAAAACATGTAAGGCCTaatgcctgatcgttttgtaatatttcAGGCGGGCTTAAAATATGATAGTGGCGGGTCTGATATATATTATGATagatattacaaaacgatcaggcagtaatctATATGTCTGTTCAACACACCTCAATGTccccattttaaaagaaataatgaattaATTCGATTCGACGcggtttttgtttttaaaacacataatttgatTCTAAAACGAAAACGAGTAAACATGTCGGTATCTGCGTTAACTTGCTCCCTTTACATTACACTAGAGTAGAGAATATTTGATTGATGGTATcatatgaataattttaatttattttgtttaattatcctCGATCATATTCACATGTTGATTAAAGATCGCgagaataaaatgtttacatcggaatcgttaaaaaatgtaattatttatcacattatttattagtttataacaaatataatcaATACTATAAGAATTTAAATTTGTAGtattattgaatattatattaaacaatacatttaaaagtaaaatgGTGTACATGAAATTGCTTTTACACTTGTGTTTTTTGCACGACTTATTTTGTCTGATCCGTTAAACAAACGAGCTACTAGATTTATGTAGCTACTGTTTTTATAAATTGCTATTCTACTTTACAGTCTTCAGGTTTGCACTGAACACGTATGATGACCGGATTTATGTCGTCAACAATTCCAATCACAAGGTCCTTACACTGAACATGAGTGGGCAACTATTGGCGTCCTTTACTGATCCGGAACTTCGAAGCCCTCATGACGTACACTTGACAGAGTCAGGACAAGTGATTGTATGTTCATACAATTCAAAGAACTTCATTCAACTCAACGGTGCAGGGACAGATAAGATTGCCAATGTGGCTGTCTTGATTGAAGACACGAAATTTCTGTCCGTGTGTTGCTCGAAACAAACTGGCTCCATACTTGTAGGAAGAAACAGTGATGATGAAATTGTAGTGTACGACATAAAATGACAGACCGATAAGTGTATAACTTAACACGTTTCTTTTTAAGTCATTTATTTGTGATAAAAACAAGCAGTACTGCCAATAGAAAATTGACGCATAGTGAAAATTGGTAATTTCTCTATTGGTATGACATATGCCCTATAACAGAAATTTAATGTTACACTCATATCTTTATGTAAAATGCACTATTTGTTATtgttcattttatacaaaattctttttttttcaaaagaagttAAACACTcatattattatttctatcacatTTTCCGTTCATAAATTTTAACGAGAAAATGTCGTtggtttgattttgttttatttaaatgttattcgGCCACTCTCCGACGGTAGCTTACTTTGAAACTTATTGATACGGGCGGGCGATGACCAcaatttgtatcacttttcttaCATACATGTAGTACAGGTCAATTTGTTATCTCCTTTTTAATGTAATACACATTTACATTTTGAGTTAATTCTGTCCTCTCTATAGCTGATGCAATACCTGTACTTGTTATGTCCAATCATAATCAATAATTAATCTGATGCAAGATGCTCATTGGTCATTTGATATAACTAGTTTTATTTCATTGTGACCACGCTTGCATTTGCCAAGACCGTAAAATGGACCAGGCAACAAAGGGATGAGCatcctcgcgatatcccgtttcAGACCGCAAAATAAAcaggtgcgcgagatttgataatctcgctCGATTAAACGATTACTCTATCGACCATGCGTCTAAGTGATATCGATTGCGAGCGATTTCACTCATTTATGATGTTTTTGTAACCCCCaattctttgcattgaccgttccaaggcggtgaccccagctttattcttattctttattctttatacatatgtgtgtatgtgtatgtagTTTCGTATTGTGCTATTTCGTTCCGTTTTGGCAATTAGtctcttgccttaaataaaggaccaacaaattgtacattacgagaatgcaatactgctccagcagctggagtttcacttctttatattaatatttccacttttgttgttttaacaacaaatacatatTCGTTCATTTTTGCgttgtttttcttaaaaataaatgataagTCTTATTAACACGCATAATGCTCAACGGAACCCAAGCACCGGATCCGTTGACGAGTGGCAGTACCATTTGTTTCTCAGGGTTCCATATCCATTATATATCGCAAATATGTGAGTAGAAGTATAGAAATTGCGCGGCTGGGGCACTGTCGTTTCCCAGTCGTTTCCCTTTCGTTTCCCTTCCGTAAAGAAATATACTAAAGCAGTTTTCCTTTCATGTCATCATGAAGTAACcacaattatataaatttatgGTCTTTCCGTaatcataaatttaaaacaagtattaaaactTTCGAATAACACTTTAACcatgaaaattcaattttcttattATCGTGACGGGGACGGCTGGAGGACATTCGACCGTTTAGGCCTATGCAAAATATTctccttttatatgtttaatttccaAGTCTTGGTAAACAttgtcgtttggtttgatcattccgagtaagaatgccgtggtaatagcacctttgcgatatttttttCCTCCATATCACACTTTAATTTTAACACGTATTTGTCAATCAACCTAAGTTGATCCCGTTGTTTAACGTTGTTCCACTGTTTTATTGACTCTTTAATGGTTGCTTCcatcttttcaaactcatcatttttagtccagagcatttgattaagttcaAAATGCAGTTTAACGctgtatgtttttggtattttaaacgttttattaaattttaataaggtAGACGTTCCATCGTTTttgtcaataatcataccacattttccaaaaCCAAGAAATtccaaatacctcttattttccttatcagtttcacgcttactacattctagaactgaggagctgcgccatgagcgcatgatacgcccgtcgttcgccaatgaagtagtaaggtaataaataaccctttgaatcatttttttacttcagtttatttgtatttgaatacatggtttattttataagtacatgagcatggagcgccgtctccttgacattcataccatatctttttttgagtatatgtatgcatttctttagaggatatggagttgaagtaaacctgttatagatattttgaccaataataaaagagaaatgtagatgggtaagtggtagtgtacaatcggaatagaaaaaagctcaccttgttcaatttttcagggatactaaaaaaaaaaaaaatccatcgaaggatatttgagctacagtaggacattcaatgaaatcacgaaattttgacgaacaaagtcccataactctggaacgacaattcagaattccgtcaaaaacgaaaggggatcagggtttatcaatattaagattgtgttaaaatttgaagaaaatctgtcaaaggatatttgacgtagcgtacgacattaacagacggacggacggacggctacggtaggacattcaatgaaatcacgaaattttgacgaacaaagtcccataactctggaacgacaattcagaattccgtcaaaaacgaaaggggatcagggtttatcaatattaagattgtgttgaaatttgaaaaaaatccatcgaaggatatttgagctacagtaggacattcaatgaaatcacgaaattttgacgaacaaagtcccataactctggaacgacaattcagaattccgtcaaaaacgaaaggggatcagggtttatcaatattaagattgtgttaaaatttgaagaaaatctgtcaaaggatatttgacgtagcgtacgacattaacagacggacggacggacggacagacggacggacggacagacggacggacggacggacagacgcggggtataccataatacgtcccgtcatagacgggcgtataaaaaacgGATAAATCTCATTTTTATATTAGAGTTTGATACTCTTAACTCAGGTTGACAAAACATACAACTGCATAACTTGAACTCCAAGATCTCCGGCTCCAGAACTTGCTGTTATATTGAGTCTATAATACTGGTATGCTTTAGTAGTTGAACTATCGAAAAACAAAGAAGCATTAGCAGATTCAAACAATTTAGTTGTAGATGTCAACAGTGGTTCAAATTCTTTTCCATGATGGCTTCCACTAATAGTCCATCCAGTTATATTTTTTACCATCTATAGCTCTAGCTTTTACGCCACTCTCCAAATTGTCAAGGGTTCAGGACATTTAATTTGAAGCCAACCAGTTTTTGAAGGTGTAGCCCAGCTTCCATTAGACCCATCATCGTTAAGACTATTAAATGCACCTTATGCTCTAAATTTATCATCAGTAACTTAACTTGCAGTTGTTACAAATCCAGTTCTACTAATATTCTCCTCCAAAATTGGAACATAACCCGAATAACATTTTTTAGTTAAATTATTAGCATAATATTAAGTAACAGCATCTTGATCATCTATATACTGTTTATTATTAGTAGTTGCTTTATTCACTAAACTAGTGACTTGTGACCAACTGGGTGCTTCATTTCCACTGTACAATGTAGGATAATGAACAGGTAATCCTTTAACCATCCTTCCACCCATGTTTAAATCACCAGTCATATTATCTCCAGACTTTGAAACTGTTcgattatcaacataattttttgttgCAGCGTCTTGAGCATTAGCAGgatccaatacattgattagATTGTGGGAATCCATGTTAATATTTTAAGCAGCTGCATTTTTACAATCTCGTCGTAAGAACGTATTAATGGCTTGTGATAATGTGACACCTCCTGAAATCACTCTTTGCGACGATCCgacgtttgttttaccaaatatgtttacagacatttttatatacacatgtttttaatataatgagTTTATTACATGTTGAAAGCTTTCgctctcacattgtttaagaatgtaaagacaCAGGTGTCCGCAAAAAACCTCACCATCCGTCTGTactctttcgctattataatacacaggattcctTACATAGCAAACGAGTTCAACTGGCGGTGCTAACCCATAACTGTCAAAGTACAGttttttattaccgtttttgatccaagcagtccagtgtgtaccatttCCTCGCCAGTCGAATAAATTTAGAATTCCACATTCTACCTTTTTAGGGCTTTTCGGAAGTTCATTGCGATCATAGACACCcctaaagtttttaatttttaactttttagcaGCATCTATCAACTGAAAATTGGATAGAGGTTCGTTTGGTAATACAACTCCTTCAACATTTATATACTTTtcggtattaaaactcattttataaagtgctattaatgttttttttcttaggAGTTTATTTCCATAAGCCAGTGTGTGAATACCGTCTTTTTATATAATACGTTTATCATCATTTGCGCTTAGAGCTACTTTGTTAACCGTTACAGTATACATTTCATGCACGTATGATCTGATAACGTTCATTGACCTTAGCAATTCTTGGCGAGAAAACAGCGCTTTCTTATAATCGTTGTGTGTAATGGTGTTTTCGACAACGCTCTTTTTTAccccttacactttttgttttccttcccttcatacattttacacgaatacagtttagctcggagtcctacaaattcctctatttgttttccagctgcctcatctttGAACATTCCGAGAACCTTTTTGTTTACACCAGTTTTAATTTCGGAGGGGTGATCTTTTGGATACTCACTCGtattaaacagtctttcaacatcaTTTGAAATGTCTGCtaaaaatctttagttttaatttcgtaGACAAGACTGTTTGTGTCCGTAAACAATAGCTTCGCCCTTTTTGCATATTTAGCTTTGATGTAGTTATAGTGGAACTCGTACATTATTGTCTTGCTTaagtctagaatagacattccaagataaatgtttgttataacataatttgGTTCTTCTCATATGTATAGCtgttaaattttcatcaaaaatAGTACAGCGTTTATAATTAACCTTTGCAGCGAGCTTTTCCGCTTGTGTATGATTATtaaccaatcggatatcaacacgaccctcgatgttctccattgtttttccaaacacactgttgttcatcaacttgaaaaagtctttttcaaagttgttagtttcagctgttcgcaattcagtgttcaagtcgatatatgttttCAACCAAGGGCTTTCATCAAAATTAATTCCTCTATGAATGTTGGTTACTCTGAGCCATAGCTTTTCGTATTGCCgcaagttttcataatgtactacataattggttttgttgttcaagtttggaataagcttttttaacttttgatccctCAGGTATAATGTTTTGAGGGGCTAGTGGATAGTCATTATGAAGATCATGTAATTCATCAGGATATTCCAAGTCAACTTCTAAAACACACCCCTGTccttctgtgcatgaaatgtttttccaaACGTTAAGCTAATTTTCATTCATCCACTTAAACCCTCCTGTTGGAAATGGCTTACTCATCGCGCACCCGTAGAGATTGTTAGCATCCAGATAAGTTGTAAACGACGAGTCTTTGCttttatcataatcatcacccatatacttattgtttccaataccaagacgcgttgaaattgtactaaccccacctcgaataccttgccttaacattagcaacacgtcataatcgtttataagctcaaattttacctttgtcaacttaagacacgcatccatagatagtcctggcgctgtataataccatgctggatcaagtttataatatttattgcttgcatctctgaagttttcgaaaacgtcggctagcagcaaGACATCACTCTTTATGTAGAGTTTAAGGTAGTATCTTATTGTTTTACAGCCAAAAGCCTTCCATACtttgtttgcaaattcataatcatcattactGATAGCTTTACCCGTGAGCATTGAGTAGAATGCTTCCTTTGGGGGTAGTGATGTTTATGCGAGTTTTTCAACAGAACTCACATAATCATATGGAACGATTcccttttgtttcaagagtgtaaactcatcACCGCTATAGACCTTAGCCGATTCACGAAACTGACAATCGGTAAGATTTCCAGATAAAG
Encoded here:
- the LOC127835137 gene encoding uncharacterized protein LOC127835137 gives rise to the protein MAADEETPVLQKCSDILLDYCCSVCEDNDTLTEAQFYCERCSKWFCDQCVSLHGQMYKKHSTLGKSEQGKWPVAKGVAEQLTQCEAHKGEKIAMLCADHSQLCCATCVLLGHRQCNKVTHINSGQYKKDHDDLQKLTTDITNLTQRLRKLIEQRECNVKSLQFAYGNILEEITLVRQKFNAALDLAEQRILNEGRALVTRLQESLQADIGSGKAALKRIHSLQEASDKIAPHDSELSTVAYMKIQQELLSSDSILREVASKSDFKLSYTVDKNIEHCLATITTLGTINTLNSNTVIATTRKSLYNVKLSGEATCEIRGICEMPYGDVIIADAKNSKIKMLDKHFHVISHCDMPARPFYVCQITDTEVAVAVYDWGSVHEIHILALTNHTIVKKETFKLTHPCTGIRHHNGHLYVTSGQALYRYTMTGMLLDKMYEDTSNSYTVFRFALNTYDDRIYVVNNSNHKVLTLNMSGQLLASFTDPELRSPHDVHLTESGQVIVCSYNSKNFIQLNGAGTDKIANVAVLIEDTKFLSVCCSKQTGSILVGRNSDDEIVVYDIK